The Oncorhynchus clarkii lewisi isolate Uvic-CL-2024 unplaced genomic scaffold, UVic_Ocla_1.0 unplaced_contig_573_pilon_pilon, whole genome shotgun sequence genome has a window encoding:
- the LOC139401896 gene encoding protein mono-ADP-ribosyltransferase PARP14-like isoform X2, producing MAESYLFSVLVELEGNPDIPKLKNKLVKYFQSKKSSNGGDCLVEYEISKGQGAVVWFRTAEVRQMVLEKQEHKIKLDQGVLKLNLRLPSDEVTIAQEIPSAVNSSKQPAVVPKDLPESGDGETACPEDSGDGETACPEDSAATDKTELQSTSAVLGNIQESMNQAFLEMLVENIMNAQTSASPTASQRFSLEILPDISMAVVTFQNVKDTEYFISNCISHKIFKQKELSVKLLEITAKVKVENIPPNYSSDHLHLYYEKEGEVVDLEMCEEDQSAVITFQDPHAVHRVTKKHHDEKQPIKAFPFYESLGTALYDKDQPTLKLPAAFTENIDQAIWRYLCDKQEATATINKIMAENFCKVDLQHHTVLLRPLPSLLKQKDVKAKHVHQWKDTVKTTFTQALSKFKSLELNVQDCAWEESEQEICKAMSGEAVVVVPDKAKGALIVVGLVDEVDRLSQSLKEIMDKIAKIIEREKTSKTEELHLAPSIYHVISQDGLQGKIAGEYPELKMAYNRESQNVILTGLMQEVWGANRKIIDAVSALKRKKVEVSNYVLEFLQEEDQEKLSNSLFTSQSVNAALEIDRNGLELLAVSDLALSEAKRQLEKCLVSKYIDVEDSNVLEMSGWKDLTSRLEKTYNILSRTFMVKTSGVHPNIKVVVAGNMDIVNSVQKELGGFLFQNAPVDEILQIKSNAIVKFIQEKESAWSDIVKGGVKVSFKDEAICFSGIRVHVSDCLTLFKDLVSSTYFDTLQVPEPGAKKFFQDEEAMYVEAVKMKTACVVQLVDEMHLVSNDKTVQAMEEMVPKEFGNHGGNNLQQHLAISTETQHYRWEQSTNGSERAQTKEGLTITLMKGNIQDALTEVVVNTVGNDLILDSGAVSTALLNAAGPELQELINQHATAGKVGEVIITKGCNLKSKLVFHTIAPRWSNGQGATQKTLSEIVKKCLVLAEQQQLMSVTFPAIGTGNLGFPRVLVASLMLDKVLKFSSKMNPKHLKEVVFILHPSDVSTFKAFTDEFNKRFMTQSAISKGSASTQQGLFSKVTSSSGMHETKMGGVVIQVVTGDITKETTDVIVNSTNKTFNLKTGVSKAILDAAGPTVEAECQQLTQPIKDMILTEPGNLQSKKILHLVGISDPQNIQECVKDALKMCARKDFTSISFPALGTGQGNVQVSQVADAMFDALVEVVAKKSVNTLRLVRIVIFQTAMLTEFYNSMLKKENTDVQEEEDTDAQEAVTDLQDEGSLFKAFENIGTRIKSIFIRSKGNKPQKPERFVFMDKEVDPTCFHICGDSQAKVDEAKQWVKDLILKEQDSSIITDDAIINLTTSDRQCISNMINTMGVRVEQESSQDKLTIEGITKDVLKVTNEIQKMLQRIRSEEELSRSAELASTVVEWQYQQQGGQYQSFDLIHNFHLEQANETKKQHVEVTIQGRMYKVTLPNGPATDNHGNSLDIRRIDKAAHDSLPQYWDTMPDNSLCQSFPIQPGTSEHDEVLGLFQATCQNSVLKIERIQNPSLWRNLQIKKQEMDSKNCHQNNEKRLFHGTCPLIIDTINANGFNRSYAGKNAAVYGNGTYFAVEASYSADDTYSVPDSQGQKHMYLCHVLTGDFTEGQRDMIAPPAKSKSTTQLYDSVTDDPTAPSMFIVFNDIQAYPAYLITFI from the exons TGAGGCAGATGGTTCTTGAAAAGCAAGAACACAAGATCAAGTTGGATCAAGGTGTGCTTAAACTGAATCTTCGTCTACCATCAGATGAGGTCACAATTGCACAG GAAATACCATCTGCTGTCAACTCAAGCAAACAAC CTGCTGTTGTTCCAAAAGACTTACCTGAGAGTGGGGATGGAGAAACGGCCTGTCCTGAGGACAGTGGGGATGGAGAAACGGCCTGTCCTGAGGACAGTGCAGCAACAGATAAGACAGAGCTGCAATCCACCTCAGCAGTATTGGGAAACATTCAGGAGAGTATGAACCAGGCATTTCTGGAGATGTTGGTAGAGAACATCATGAATGCCCAAACCTCAGCTTCTCCTACTGCATCACAGAGATTCAGTCTGGAAATCCTGCCTGACATCAGTATGGCTGTAGTGACTTTCCAAAATGTAAAAG ATACTGAGTACTTTATCTCAAACTGTATCAGCCACAAGATATTCAAGCAGAAAGAATTATCAGTAAAACTCCTGGAAATCACAGCAAAAGTGAAAGTTGAAAACATACCTCCAAATTACAGTTCAGACCATCTCCATCTCTACTATGAAAAAGAAGGTGAAGTTGTCGACCTTGAAATGTGTGAAGAGGACCAATCCGCTGTCATCACTTTCCAAGATCCACACG CTGTTCACAGAGTCACAAAAAAGCACCACGATGAGAAGCAGCCTATCAAAGCTTTCCCATTTTATGAATCTCTGGGAACGGCCCTGTATGACAAAGATCAACCCACATTGAAACTCCCAGCTGCCTTCACTGAGAACATCGACCAGGCCATTTGGAGATACCTTTGTGACAAGCAAGAAGCTACTGCAACCATCAACAAGATTATGGCCGAAAACTTCTGCAAAGTAGACCTGCAACACCATACTGTCCTGTTAAGGCCCCTACCATCTCTACTCAAACAGAAAGATGTCAAAGCCAAGCATGTCCACCAGTGGAAGGACACTGTCAAGACTACCTTCACTCAAGCCTTGTCTAAATTCAAATCCTTGGAGCTGAATGTACAGGACTGTGCATGGGAGGAGTCTGAACAGGAGATCTGCAAGGCAATGTCTGGTGAGGCAGTGGTTGTAGTCCCTGATAAGGCCAAAGGTGCACTCATAGTGGTGGGCTTGGTAGATGAAGTGGATAGGCTCAGTCAGTCACTAAAGGAAATCATGGACAAGATTGCCAAAATAATTGAGAGGGAGAAGACTAGCAAGACAGAGGAGCTCCACCTAGCTCCATCTATCTACCATGTCATTTCTCAAGATGGTCTGCAAGGCAAGATTGCAGGTGAATACCCAGAACTGAAGATGGCATACAACCGTGAGAGCCAGAATGTGATCTTAACAGGCTTAATGCAAGAGGTGTGGGGTGCTAATAGGAAGATTATAGATGCGGTGTCGGCACTGAAACGGAAGAAGGTGGAAGTGAGCAACTATGTCCTTGAGTTTCTGCAGGAGGAAGACCAAGAAAAGCTTAGCAACTCTCTTTTCACGTCACAGAGTGTTAATGCAGCACTAGAAATAGATAGAAATGGCTTGGAGCTCCTGGCTGTCTCAGACCTGGCCTTGAGTGAAGCAAAACGCCAACTTGAAAAATGTTTGGTTTCCAAGTACATAGATGTTGAAGACTCCAATGTCCTGGAGATGTCAGGGTGGAAGGACCTTACCTCCCGTTTggaaaaaacatacaacattttgTCTAGGACTTTCATGGTGAAGACGTCTGGTGTCCATCCAAATATAAAAGTGGTAGTGGCTGGCAATATGGACATTGTCAATTCAGTGCAAAAGGAACTTGGTGGCTTCTTATTTCAAAATGCTCCAGTTGATGAAATTCTTCAGATTAAGTCAAACGCCATTGTCAAATTCATCCAAGAAAAAGAGAGTGCTTGGTCCGATATAGTCAAAGGTGGAGTAAAGGTTTCTTTCAAGGATGAGGCCATTTGCTTTAGTGGCATCAGGGTTCATGTCTCTGACTGCTTGACCTTATTTAAAGACCTGGTATCATCAACATACTTTGATACTTTACAAGTCCCCGAACCTGGAGCAAAGAAGTTCTTCCAGGACGAGGAGGCCATGTATGTTGAAGCCGTTAAAATGAAGACAGCTTGTGTAGTCCAGCTGGTGGATGAGATGCATCTGGTGAGCAATGACAAGACAGTCCAGGCTATGGAGGAAATGGTGCCAAAAGAGTTTGGGAACCATGGGGGAAATAATCTGCAACAACATCTGGCCATATCCACAGAGACCCAGCATTATAGATGGGAGCAGAGCACAAATGGGTCAGAGAGAGCGCAGACCAAAGAGGGGCTGACCATCACACTGATGAAAGGAAACATCCAAGATGCTTTG ACTGAGGTTGTTGTGAATACAGTCGGTAATGACCTGATACTGGATAGTGGAGCAGTCTCCACTGCACTCCTTAATGCTGCTGGCCCCGAACTTCAGGAACTGATAAACCAACATGCCACTGCTGGCAAGGTTGGGGAAGTCATCATCACCAAAGGCTGCAACCTCAAAagcaagctggtctttcataccATTGCTCCTAGATGGAGTAATGGACAAGGAGCAACACAGAAG ACATTGAGTGAGATCGTAAAGAAGTGCTTGGTTCTGGCGGAGCAGCAGCAACTAATGTCAGTGACCTTCCCCGCCATCGGCACAGGAAACCTGGGCTTCCCCAGAGTCCTGGTGGCCTCTCTGATGCTGGATAAAGTCCTCAAATTCAGCAGTAAGATGAACCCCAAGCATTTGAAGGAGGTGGTGTTCATCCTCCACCCAAGTGATGTTTCGACTTTCAAG gCTTTCACTGACGAATTTAACAAAAGGTTCATGACCCAGTCTGCAATTTCAAAGGGCTCAGCATCCACTCAACAAG GTCTTTTCTCTAAGGTCACATCAAGCTCAGGGATGCATGAGACAAAGATGGGAGGGGTGGTTATACAGGTCGTCACAGGAGACATAACCAAAGAGACTACTGATGTCATCGTCAACTCCACCAATAAGACCTTCAACCTTAAGACAG GGGTGTCGAAAGCCATTCTGGATGCGGCTGGTCCAACTGTTGAGGCAGAATGTCAACAACTCA CCCAACCTATAAAAGATATGATTTTGACTGAGCCAGGCAACCTGCAGAGTAAGAAGATCCTTCACCTGGTTGGCATCAGTGACCCTCAGAACATCCAGGAGTGTGTCAAGGATGCACTTAAAATGTGCGCAAGGAAAGACTTCACATCCATCTCATTTCCTGCTCTCGGCACAG GCCAAGGCAATGTACAGGTGAGCCAGGTGGCAGACGCCATGTTCGATGCGCTAGTGGAAGTAGTGGCCAAGAAGTCAGTGAACACCTTGAGGCTGGTCCGGATTGTCATCTTTCAGACTGCCATGCTGACTGAATTTTACAACAGTATGCTGAAGAAGGAAAACACAGATGTTcaggaagaggaggacactgATGCACAGGAGGCGGTCACTGACCTTCAAGATGAAGGCAGTCTGTTTAAAGCCTTTGAAAACATTGGCACCAGAATAAAAT CAATTTTCATTAGGAGTAAAGGTAATAAGCCACAAAAGCCTGAGAGATTTGTCTTCATGGATAAAGAAGTGGATCCGACTTGCTTCCACATCTGTGGGGATTCTCAGGCTAAAGTAGATGAAGCCAAGCAGTGGGTCAAGGACCTGATCTTGAAGGAGCAAGACAGCTCCATCATCACTGACGATGCCATCATCAACTTAACCACTTCTGACCGCCAGTGCATTAGTAACATGATCAACACCATGGGAGTGAGAGTGGAACAGGAGTCATCTCAAGACAAGCTGACTATAGAGGGCATCACCAAAGACGTGCTCAAAGTTACTAATGAAATCCAGAAGATGCTCCAAAGGATCCGTAGTGAAGAGGAACTCAGTAGGAGTGCTGAGCTAGCCAGCACCGTGGTGGAATGGCAGTACCAGCAGCAGGGAGGGCAGTACCAAAGCTTTGACCTCATCCATAACTTCCATCTGGAGCAGGCAAATGAGACCAAGAAGCAGCATGTGGAGGTCACTATCCAAGGTCGGATGTACAAGGTCACCCTGCCAAATGGGCCTGCGACAGATAACCATGGCAACAGCCTCGATATCAGACGCATTGACAAAGCAG CTCATGACAGTCTTCCTCAGTATTGGGATACCATGCCAGACAACTCTTTATGCCAGTCCTTCCCCATCCAGCCAGGAACCTCTGAGCATGATGAGGTCCTAGGCCTGTTTCAGGCCACTTGCCAAAACAGCGTTCTAAAG ATTGAGAGGATCCAGAACCCAAGCCTGTGGAGGAATCTACAGATCAAGAAACAAGAAATGGATTCCAAGAACTGTCACCAGAACAATGAGAAGAGGCTGTTCCATGGAACTTGCCCCCTAATCATAGATACAATTAACGCAAACGGGTTCAATCGGAGCTACGCTGGGAAAAATG CGGCAGTGTATGGAAACGGCACCTACTTTGCAGTTGAAGCCAGCTACTCTGCCGATGACACATACTCAGTCCCAGATTCCCAAGGGCAGAAGCACATGTACCTGTGCCATGTTCTGACCGGAGATTTCACAGAAGGACAACGAGATATGATTGCGCCTCCAGCTAAAAGCAAATCAACTACTCAACTCTATGACAGCGTGACAGACGACCCAACAGCACCATCCATGTTTATTGTATTCAACGACATTCAGGCTTATCCTGCGTACCTGATCACTTTCATCTAG
- the LOC139401896 gene encoding protein mono-ADP-ribosyltransferase PARP14-like isoform X3 has protein sequence MAESYLFSVLVELEGNPDIPKLKNKLVKYFQSKKSSNGGDCLVEYEISKGQGAVVWFRTAEVRQMVLEKQEHKIKLDQGVLKLNLRLPSDEVTIAQEIPSAVNSSKQHLPESGDGETACPEDSGDGETACPEDSAATDKTELQSTSAVLGNIQESMNQAFLEMLVENIMNAQTSASPTASQRFSLEILPDISMAVVTFQNVKDTEYFISNCISHKIFKQKELSVKLLEITAKVKVENIPPNYSSDHLHLYYEKEGEVVDLEMCEEDQSAVITFQDPHAVHRVTKKHHDEKQPIKAFPFYESLGTALYDKDQPTLKLPAAFTENIDQAIWRYLCDKQEATATINKIMAENFCKVDLQHHTVLLRPLPSLLKQKDVKAKHVHQWKDTVKTTFTQALSKFKSLELNVQDCAWEESEQEICKAMSGEAVVVVPDKAKGALIVVGLVDEVDRLSQSLKEIMDKIAKIIEREKTSKTEELHLAPSIYHVISQDGLQGKIAGEYPELKMAYNRESQNVILTGLMQEVWGANRKIIDAVSALKRKKVEVSNYVLEFLQEEDQEKLSNSLFTSQSVNAALEIDRNGLELLAVSDLALSEAKRQLEKCLVSKYIDVEDSNVLEMSGWKDLTSRLEKTYNILSRTFMVKTSGVHPNIKVVVAGNMDIVNSVQKELGGFLFQNAPVDEILQIKSNAIVKFIQEKESAWSDIVKGGVKVSFKDEAICFSGIRVHVSDCLTLFKDLVSSTYFDTLQVPEPGAKKFFQDEEAMYVEAVKMKTACVVQLVDEMHLVSNDKTVQAMEEMVPKEFGNHGGNNLQQHLAISTETQHYRWEQSTNGSERAQTKEGLTITLMKGNIQDALTEVVVNTVGNDLILDSGAVSTALLNAAGPELQELINQHATAGKVGEVIITKGCNLKSKLVFHTIAPRWSNGQGATQKTLSEIVKKCLVLAEQQQLMSVTFPAIGTGNLGFPRVLVASLMLDKVLKFSSKMNPKHLKEVVFILHPSDVSTFKAFTDEFNKRFMTQSAISKGSASTQQGLFSKVTSSSGMHETKMGGVVIQVVTGDITKETTDVIVNSTNKTFNLKTGVSKAILDAAGPTVEAECQQLTAQPIKDMILTEPGNLQSKKILHLVGISDPQNIQECVKDALKMCARKDFTSISFPALGTGQGNVQVSQVADAMFDALVEVVAKKSVNTLRLVRIVIFQTAMLTEFYNSMLKKENTDVQEEEDTDAQEAVTDLQDEGSLFKAFENIGTRIKSIFIRSKGNKPQKPERFVFMDKEVDPTCFHICGDSQAKVDEAKQWVKDLILKEQDSSIITDDAIINLTTSDRQCISNMINTMGVRVEQESSQDKLTIEGITKDVLKVTNEIQKMLQRIRSEEELSRSAELASTVVEWQYQQQGGQYQSFDLIHNFHLEQANETKKQHVEVTIQGRMYKVTLPNGPATDNHGNSLDIRRIDKAAHDSLPQYWDTMPDNSLCQSFPIQPGTSEHDEVLGLFQATCQNSVLKIERIQNPSLWRNLQIKKQEMDSKNCHQNNEKRLFHGTCPLIIDTINANGFNRSYAGKNAAVYGNGTYFAVEASYSADDTYSVPDSQGQKHMYLCHVLTGDFTEGQRDMIAPPAKSKSTTQLYDSVTDDPTAPSMFIVFNDIQAYPAYLITFI, from the exons TGAGGCAGATGGTTCTTGAAAAGCAAGAACACAAGATCAAGTTGGATCAAGGTGTGCTTAAACTGAATCTTCGTCTACCATCAGATGAGGTCACAATTGCACAG GAAATACCATCTGCTGTCAACTCAAGCAAACAAC ACTTACCTGAGAGTGGGGATGGAGAAACGGCCTGTCCTGAGGACAGTGGGGATGGAGAAACGGCCTGTCCTGAGGACAGTGCAGCAACAGATAAGACAGAGCTGCAATCCACCTCAGCAGTATTGGGAAACATTCAGGAGAGTATGAACCAGGCATTTCTGGAGATGTTGGTAGAGAACATCATGAATGCCCAAACCTCAGCTTCTCCTACTGCATCACAGAGATTCAGTCTGGAAATCCTGCCTGACATCAGTATGGCTGTAGTGACTTTCCAAAATGTAAAAG ATACTGAGTACTTTATCTCAAACTGTATCAGCCACAAGATATTCAAGCAGAAAGAATTATCAGTAAAACTCCTGGAAATCACAGCAAAAGTGAAAGTTGAAAACATACCTCCAAATTACAGTTCAGACCATCTCCATCTCTACTATGAAAAAGAAGGTGAAGTTGTCGACCTTGAAATGTGTGAAGAGGACCAATCCGCTGTCATCACTTTCCAAGATCCACACG CTGTTCACAGAGTCACAAAAAAGCACCACGATGAGAAGCAGCCTATCAAAGCTTTCCCATTTTATGAATCTCTGGGAACGGCCCTGTATGACAAAGATCAACCCACATTGAAACTCCCAGCTGCCTTCACTGAGAACATCGACCAGGCCATTTGGAGATACCTTTGTGACAAGCAAGAAGCTACTGCAACCATCAACAAGATTATGGCCGAAAACTTCTGCAAAGTAGACCTGCAACACCATACTGTCCTGTTAAGGCCCCTACCATCTCTACTCAAACAGAAAGATGTCAAAGCCAAGCATGTCCACCAGTGGAAGGACACTGTCAAGACTACCTTCACTCAAGCCTTGTCTAAATTCAAATCCTTGGAGCTGAATGTACAGGACTGTGCATGGGAGGAGTCTGAACAGGAGATCTGCAAGGCAATGTCTGGTGAGGCAGTGGTTGTAGTCCCTGATAAGGCCAAAGGTGCACTCATAGTGGTGGGCTTGGTAGATGAAGTGGATAGGCTCAGTCAGTCACTAAAGGAAATCATGGACAAGATTGCCAAAATAATTGAGAGGGAGAAGACTAGCAAGACAGAGGAGCTCCACCTAGCTCCATCTATCTACCATGTCATTTCTCAAGATGGTCTGCAAGGCAAGATTGCAGGTGAATACCCAGAACTGAAGATGGCATACAACCGTGAGAGCCAGAATGTGATCTTAACAGGCTTAATGCAAGAGGTGTGGGGTGCTAATAGGAAGATTATAGATGCGGTGTCGGCACTGAAACGGAAGAAGGTGGAAGTGAGCAACTATGTCCTTGAGTTTCTGCAGGAGGAAGACCAAGAAAAGCTTAGCAACTCTCTTTTCACGTCACAGAGTGTTAATGCAGCACTAGAAATAGATAGAAATGGCTTGGAGCTCCTGGCTGTCTCAGACCTGGCCTTGAGTGAAGCAAAACGCCAACTTGAAAAATGTTTGGTTTCCAAGTACATAGATGTTGAAGACTCCAATGTCCTGGAGATGTCAGGGTGGAAGGACCTTACCTCCCGTTTggaaaaaacatacaacattttgTCTAGGACTTTCATGGTGAAGACGTCTGGTGTCCATCCAAATATAAAAGTGGTAGTGGCTGGCAATATGGACATTGTCAATTCAGTGCAAAAGGAACTTGGTGGCTTCTTATTTCAAAATGCTCCAGTTGATGAAATTCTTCAGATTAAGTCAAACGCCATTGTCAAATTCATCCAAGAAAAAGAGAGTGCTTGGTCCGATATAGTCAAAGGTGGAGTAAAGGTTTCTTTCAAGGATGAGGCCATTTGCTTTAGTGGCATCAGGGTTCATGTCTCTGACTGCTTGACCTTATTTAAAGACCTGGTATCATCAACATACTTTGATACTTTACAAGTCCCCGAACCTGGAGCAAAGAAGTTCTTCCAGGACGAGGAGGCCATGTATGTTGAAGCCGTTAAAATGAAGACAGCTTGTGTAGTCCAGCTGGTGGATGAGATGCATCTGGTGAGCAATGACAAGACAGTCCAGGCTATGGAGGAAATGGTGCCAAAAGAGTTTGGGAACCATGGGGGAAATAATCTGCAACAACATCTGGCCATATCCACAGAGACCCAGCATTATAGATGGGAGCAGAGCACAAATGGGTCAGAGAGAGCGCAGACCAAAGAGGGGCTGACCATCACACTGATGAAAGGAAACATCCAAGATGCTTTG ACTGAGGTTGTTGTGAATACAGTCGGTAATGACCTGATACTGGATAGTGGAGCAGTCTCCACTGCACTCCTTAATGCTGCTGGCCCCGAACTTCAGGAACTGATAAACCAACATGCCACTGCTGGCAAGGTTGGGGAAGTCATCATCACCAAAGGCTGCAACCTCAAAagcaagctggtctttcataccATTGCTCCTAGATGGAGTAATGGACAAGGAGCAACACAGAAG ACATTGAGTGAGATCGTAAAGAAGTGCTTGGTTCTGGCGGAGCAGCAGCAACTAATGTCAGTGACCTTCCCCGCCATCGGCACAGGAAACCTGGGCTTCCCCAGAGTCCTGGTGGCCTCTCTGATGCTGGATAAAGTCCTCAAATTCAGCAGTAAGATGAACCCCAAGCATTTGAAGGAGGTGGTGTTCATCCTCCACCCAAGTGATGTTTCGACTTTCAAG gCTTTCACTGACGAATTTAACAAAAGGTTCATGACCCAGTCTGCAATTTCAAAGGGCTCAGCATCCACTCAACAAG GTCTTTTCTCTAAGGTCACATCAAGCTCAGGGATGCATGAGACAAAGATGGGAGGGGTGGTTATACAGGTCGTCACAGGAGACATAACCAAAGAGACTACTGATGTCATCGTCAACTCCACCAATAAGACCTTCAACCTTAAGACAG GGGTGTCGAAAGCCATTCTGGATGCGGCTGGTCCAACTGTTGAGGCAGAATGTCAACAACTCA CAGCCCAACCTATAAAAGATATGATTTTGACTGAGCCAGGCAACCTGCAGAGTAAGAAGATCCTTCACCTGGTTGGCATCAGTGACCCTCAGAACATCCAGGAGTGTGTCAAGGATGCACTTAAAATGTGCGCAAGGAAAGACTTCACATCCATCTCATTTCCTGCTCTCGGCACAG GCCAAGGCAATGTACAGGTGAGCCAGGTGGCAGACGCCATGTTCGATGCGCTAGTGGAAGTAGTGGCCAAGAAGTCAGTGAACACCTTGAGGCTGGTCCGGATTGTCATCTTTCAGACTGCCATGCTGACTGAATTTTACAACAGTATGCTGAAGAAGGAAAACACAGATGTTcaggaagaggaggacactgATGCACAGGAGGCGGTCACTGACCTTCAAGATGAAGGCAGTCTGTTTAAAGCCTTTGAAAACATTGGCACCAGAATAAAAT CAATTTTCATTAGGAGTAAAGGTAATAAGCCACAAAAGCCTGAGAGATTTGTCTTCATGGATAAAGAAGTGGATCCGACTTGCTTCCACATCTGTGGGGATTCTCAGGCTAAAGTAGATGAAGCCAAGCAGTGGGTCAAGGACCTGATCTTGAAGGAGCAAGACAGCTCCATCATCACTGACGATGCCATCATCAACTTAACCACTTCTGACCGCCAGTGCATTAGTAACATGATCAACACCATGGGAGTGAGAGTGGAACAGGAGTCATCTCAAGACAAGCTGACTATAGAGGGCATCACCAAAGACGTGCTCAAAGTTACTAATGAAATCCAGAAGATGCTCCAAAGGATCCGTAGTGAAGAGGAACTCAGTAGGAGTGCTGAGCTAGCCAGCACCGTGGTGGAATGGCAGTACCAGCAGCAGGGAGGGCAGTACCAAAGCTTTGACCTCATCCATAACTTCCATCTGGAGCAGGCAAATGAGACCAAGAAGCAGCATGTGGAGGTCACTATCCAAGGTCGGATGTACAAGGTCACCCTGCCAAATGGGCCTGCGACAGATAACCATGGCAACAGCCTCGATATCAGACGCATTGACAAAGCAG CTCATGACAGTCTTCCTCAGTATTGGGATACCATGCCAGACAACTCTTTATGCCAGTCCTTCCCCATCCAGCCAGGAACCTCTGAGCATGATGAGGTCCTAGGCCTGTTTCAGGCCACTTGCCAAAACAGCGTTCTAAAG ATTGAGAGGATCCAGAACCCAAGCCTGTGGAGGAATCTACAGATCAAGAAACAAGAAATGGATTCCAAGAACTGTCACCAGAACAATGAGAAGAGGCTGTTCCATGGAACTTGCCCCCTAATCATAGATACAATTAACGCAAACGGGTTCAATCGGAGCTACGCTGGGAAAAATG CGGCAGTGTATGGAAACGGCACCTACTTTGCAGTTGAAGCCAGCTACTCTGCCGATGACACATACTCAGTCCCAGATTCCCAAGGGCAGAAGCACATGTACCTGTGCCATGTTCTGACCGGAGATTTCACAGAAGGACAACGAGATATGATTGCGCCTCCAGCTAAAAGCAAATCAACTACTCAACTCTATGACAGCGTGACAGACGACCCAACAGCACCATCCATGTTTATTGTATTCAACGACATTCAGGCTTATCCTGCGTACCTGATCACTTTCATCTAG